From Prochlorococcus sp. MIT 1223, the proteins below share one genomic window:
- the psb28 gene encoding photosystem II reaction center protein Psb28, which translates to MKNKFELATIKFTSDIQLSSKPEIRLQRNRDGKSGKAHFLFKYEGELQLSKSSKTSEMIMKDPEGEITSREIKLYENNDKNKFIEFTYRWKTIDEFQRFIRFANKYSREKHNPDTINMEDR; encoded by the coding sequence ATGAAAAATAAGTTTGAACTTGCAACCATTAAGTTTACAAGTGATATCCAATTATCATCAAAACCAGAAATAAGGCTCCAACGGAACAGAGATGGTAAAAGTGGTAAGGCACATTTTCTATTTAAATACGAAGGTGAACTTCAGTTAAGTAAAAGCAGTAAAACAAGTGAAATGATTATGAAGGACCCCGAAGGCGAAATCACTAGTAGAGAAATAAAACTCTACGAGAATAATGATAAAAACAAATTTATAGAATTTACTTACAGGTGGAAGACAATTGATGAATTCCAGCGATTTATAAGATTTGCTAACAAATATTCAAGAGAAAAACACAATCCCGATACCATTAATATGGAGGATAGATAA
- the mnmH gene encoding tRNA 2-selenouridine(34) synthase MnmH, producing the protein MKASSVYQSLIKISGARRVPSLSFEKFRKVSGPIIDIRSPKEYEKGHWPDSKNIPLFSDEERKLIGITYKKVGQQEAFIKGIEFVRPKLQSIKEELSEVFSKEKSENSFNNNLKLRIYCWRGGMRSKSVVWLANQLGINSVQLQGGYKSYRSWVLNQFKKEWPLHLIGGRTGTGKTKLLLSLSEKDIFTIDLEGLANHRGSSFGGLGYPPQPSTEQYENLLAELLDKSTKTSSKAIWVEDEGPNLGKCRIPKGITDQMKSSPVLEIIKTQEERVIELVYVYGSYSADELKEATLRIKKRLGPQRTQKALEAIMKNDLGEACRIMLDYYDRCYDYQLSKIEKIQSIDLSGLDIETSAKLLLKKGLVY; encoded by the coding sequence TTGAAAGCATCCTCTGTTTACCAGAGCTTGATCAAGATATCAGGGGCAAGAAGAGTTCCTAGTCTATCTTTTGAAAAATTTCGAAAGGTAAGTGGTCCAATTATAGATATAAGAAGCCCTAAAGAATACGAAAAAGGCCATTGGCCAGATTCTAAAAATATCCCTTTATTCAGTGATGAGGAAAGAAAGCTTATTGGGATTACATATAAAAAAGTGGGCCAACAGGAGGCTTTCATTAAAGGTATTGAGTTCGTAAGGCCCAAACTTCAATCAATTAAAGAAGAGCTAAGTGAGGTGTTCTCAAAAGAAAAATCAGAGAATAGCTTTAATAATAATTTAAAACTCCGTATTTATTGTTGGAGAGGTGGGATGAGATCAAAGAGTGTTGTATGGCTAGCCAATCAACTCGGTATAAATTCAGTTCAATTACAAGGTGGATACAAATCCTATAGGAGTTGGGTTCTTAATCAGTTTAAAAAAGAATGGCCTCTTCATTTAATAGGAGGTAGAACGGGCACTGGTAAAACAAAACTCCTTTTATCTTTATCCGAAAAAGATATCTTCACAATTGATTTAGAGGGTTTAGCTAATCACAGAGGCAGTAGCTTTGGAGGACTTGGGTACCCTCCTCAACCAAGTACAGAGCAATATGAAAATTTATTAGCAGAATTGCTAGATAAAAGTACTAAAACTAGTAGTAAAGCAATTTGGGTTGAAGATGAAGGCCCGAATTTAGGAAAATGTCGAATACCTAAGGGAATAACTGATCAGATGAAATCCTCTCCTGTTCTTGAAATTATTAAAACTCAAGAAGAAAGGGTAATAGAACTTGTATATGTATACGGAAGTTACTCAGCGGATGAGCTTAAAGAAGCGACCTTAAGAATCAAGAAGCGCTTAGGGCCTCAGAGAACTCAAAAGGCATTAGAAGCAATTATGAAAAATGATTTGGGGGAAGCATGCAGAATTATGCTTGATTATTACGATAGGTGTTATGACTATCAATTAAGTAAAATTGAGAAAATTCAAAGTATTGATCTATCAGGTTTAGATATTGAAACCTCTGCAAAATTACTTCTCAAAAAAGGTCTTGTATATTGA
- a CDS encoding GUN4 domain-containing protein, with amino-acid sequence MASEKSHSNNLSIKELLDQISSSTTRKRKTLLSSLEKRVDELIDLDSAGLNNFDPEGDDYSAGFILQLLNRNNPDILAKVLTNKPDGWFKLKSSVAINYGPLQECLLKENFEEADRITSSSLRELAGEAAVKRGYVYFSEVSNIPSDDLITIDRLWVAYSQAKFGFSVQASLLDSLGGRYEMLWPKIGWKKNGVWTRYPGSFDWSLAAPDGHMPLVNQLRGVRLIDSLLSHQGIKSRV; translated from the coding sequence ATGGCTTCTGAAAAATCCCATTCAAATAATTTAAGCATTAAAGAGTTGCTTGATCAGATTTCTAGTAGCACTACTAGGAAGAGGAAAACTCTTTTATCTTCTCTTGAAAAGAGAGTAGACGAGCTGATCGATCTGGATTCGGCAGGCTTAAATAATTTTGATCCAGAGGGAGATGATTATTCTGCAGGATTTATCCTGCAATTACTCAATCGAAATAATCCCGATATCCTTGCCAAGGTACTTACAAATAAGCCTGATGGCTGGTTTAAATTAAAATCATCTGTGGCAATTAATTATGGACCGCTTCAGGAATGCCTTCTTAAAGAAAATTTTGAAGAGGCAGACAGAATTACAAGCTCATCGTTAAGGGAATTAGCTGGGGAAGCCGCTGTAAAACGAGGATATGTTTACTTTAGTGAAGTATCAAATATTCCTTCAGATGATCTAATCACTATTGACAGGCTCTGGGTTGCTTATTCTCAAGCTAAGTTTGGCTTTTCTGTACAGGCGTCACTTTTAGATTCTCTTGGGGGTAGATATGAAATGCTCTGGCCTAAGATCGGATGGAAAAAAAATGGAGTTTGGACAAGGTATCCTGGTTCATTTGATTGGTCCCTAGCGGCTCCTGATGGTCATATGCCATTGGTTAATCAACTTCGTGGGGTTAGATTAATTGATTCTTTATTGAGTCATCAGGGTATTAAATCTCGTGTCTAA
- a CDS encoding ATP-binding protein, whose amino-acid sequence MLKTFSLKILYLLDKPTFSWVQFTSPSTLQLSPFIKLLLEPLRDPQELNRIELGLHEALVNAVRHGNSCDPTKMLRVRRIMTPNWFILQIQDQGEGLPSYSRISSLPAQVDAESGRGLFLIHECFDDVRWSAKGNRLQIACRR is encoded by the coding sequence ATGCTCAAGACCTTTTCTCTGAAAATTTTATATCTATTAGATAAACCTACTTTTAGCTGGGTTCAATTCACATCGCCATCAACACTCCAGTTATCTCCATTTATAAAGCTCCTTTTAGAACCTTTAAGAGACCCTCAGGAATTAAACCGTATTGAGCTTGGATTACATGAGGCGCTTGTAAATGCAGTTAGGCATGGAAATTCATGCGATCCAACTAAAATGTTGCGAGTAAGGAGAATTATGACCCCAAACTGGTTTATTTTGCAAATCCAGGATCAAGGGGAAGGTTTACCTTCTTACTCAAGAATCAGTTCCTTACCAGCGCAAGTAGACGCTGAAAGTGGTAGAGGATTATTCCTGATTCATGAATGCTTTGATGATGTCAGGTGGAGTGCTAAAGGAAATAGATTACAAATTGCTTGTCGTCGATAA
- a CDS encoding DUF6439 family protein, with translation MKSNSNKWSNQTKELLKGLHKDISINNRDWHVQKSDHEKRAAELLVAALSQLINEGEKEDIKELISQSLKWLNHEIKDPGCPNH, from the coding sequence ATGAAATCAAATTCGAATAAATGGAGCAATCAAACAAAAGAATTATTGAAAGGGCTTCATAAGGACATTTCTATTAATAACAGAGATTGGCATGTGCAAAAATCTGATCACGAAAAAAGGGCCGCTGAGCTTTTGGTTGCTGCACTATCACAATTAATCAATGAAGGAGAAAAAGAGGATATTAAAGAGCTTATAAGCCAATCTTTGAAATGGTTAAATCATGAGATAAAGGATCCTGGATGTCCTAATCATTAA
- a CDS encoding class I SAM-dependent methyltransferase — translation MVSPSLAKIAYHTLQQGKSIAGLAHKSVSTKLMERYLQDKNSSDFPLSPDVFNKLRKSMNTLQEIDWLEAENGIYPKAQLFEAPWIEWAKKYPLVWLDMPLTWNRRKESKTRDIPKNINRKQYPDYYLQNFHHQTDGYLSKHSAELYDIQVEILFNGTADSMRRRVLSPLINGLKFFNNRNKDELKVLDVATGTGRTLQQIRSALPEVELFGLDLSSSYLKQASKYLSRREGEIVQLAKGNAEEMNYKSNEMNGITCVFLLHELPPKARQNVINECFRLIEPGGVFVLADSIQLSDSPEFKVVMDNFHKVFHEPYYKDYINDDINKRLKNAGFINISAQSHFMTRVWTAYKPTPEKY, via the coding sequence ATGGTTAGCCCAAGTCTTGCGAAAATTGCTTACCACACACTTCAACAAGGAAAAAGCATTGCCGGCTTAGCTCATAAGAGTGTAAGCACAAAGCTAATGGAAAGGTATTTGCAAGATAAAAATTCATCAGATTTTCCACTAAGTCCAGATGTCTTTAATAAATTGCGTAAGTCCATGAATACACTTCAAGAAATAGATTGGCTAGAAGCGGAAAATGGTATTTACCCTAAAGCACAACTTTTCGAAGCACCCTGGATTGAATGGGCAAAAAAATACCCACTTGTCTGGCTAGACATGCCATTGACCTGGAATAGACGCAAAGAAAGTAAAACTAGAGATATTCCTAAAAATATAAATCGCAAACAATATCCTGACTATTATTTACAAAATTTTCATCATCAAACTGATGGTTACTTAAGCAAACATTCTGCAGAACTATATGACATACAAGTGGAAATTTTATTTAATGGAACAGCTGATTCAATGCGCAGAAGAGTTCTAAGTCCACTTATAAACGGACTTAAATTCTTTAATAACAGAAATAAAGATGAATTAAAAGTACTTGATGTTGCTACTGGGACAGGTAGAACACTACAACAGATCAGGAGTGCTTTACCAGAAGTAGAACTATTTGGCTTAGATCTTTCTAGTTCTTATCTAAAACAAGCAAGTAAATACCTTAGCAGGAGGGAAGGAGAGATTGTACAACTTGCGAAAGGTAATGCGGAAGAAATGAACTATAAAAGCAATGAAATGAATGGAATTACCTGCGTTTTTCTATTACATGAGCTACCCCCAAAAGCTAGGCAAAATGTAATAAACGAATGCTTTCGATTAATTGAACCTGGTGGTGTATTTGTTCTAGCCGATTCCATTCAATTATCCGACTCGCCGGAGTTTAAAGTTGTAATGGATAATTTTCACAAAGTATTTCACGAACCATATTATAAGGATTATATTAATGATGATATAAATAAAAGGCTCAAAAATGCTGGATTTATAAATATAAGTGCTCAATCTCATTTCATGACTAGAGTTTGGACCGCATACAAGCCTACTCCAGAAAAATATTAA
- the glnA gene encoding type I glutamate--ammonia ligase — protein MVKSSQDVLRQIKDEGIELVDLKFTDLHGKWQHLTITTEMLEDESFTEGLAFDGSSIRGWKAINESDMAMVPDPNTSWIDPFYKHKTLSLICSIQEPRSGEPYARCPRALAQKALDYLSSTSLAYKAYFGPEPEFFLFDDVRYNSSEGESSYSVDTIEAPWNTGRKEEGGNLAYKIQYKEGYFPVAPNDTAQDIRSEMLLLMGELGVPIEKHHHEVAGASQHELGMKFAPLINAADNVMIYKYVVRNIAKKYGKTATFMPKPVFNDNGTGMHVHQSLWNGDQPLFFGEGTYANLSQTAKWYIGGILKHAPSFLAFTNPTTNSYKRLVPGFEAPVNLVYSQGNRSAAVRIPLTGPSPKAKRLEFRSGDALANPYLAFSAMMMAGIDGIKNQIDPGEGVDVDLFELPSDELESIRTVPSSLNDALDALKADNDYLKEGGVFTDDFIENWISLKFEEVQQLRQRPHPHEFFMYYDA, from the coding sequence ATGGTTAAATCATCTCAGGACGTCTTACGTCAAATCAAGGATGAAGGCATAGAACTTGTTGATCTTAAATTTACAGACTTGCATGGCAAGTGGCAGCATCTAACAATTACTACTGAGATGCTTGAGGATGAGTCTTTTACTGAAGGGCTAGCTTTTGACGGCTCATCAATTCGTGGTTGGAAAGCAATTAATGAATCTGATATGGCAATGGTCCCAGATCCAAATACCTCTTGGATTGATCCATTTTATAAACACAAGACACTTAGCTTAATTTGTTCAATACAAGAACCAAGAAGTGGGGAACCCTATGCAAGATGTCCCAGAGCTCTAGCTCAAAAGGCCCTAGATTATTTGTCTAGTACAAGCCTTGCTTACAAGGCTTACTTCGGTCCAGAGCCAGAATTCTTCTTATTTGACGACGTTCGATATAACTCTAGTGAAGGAGAATCTTCTTATAGTGTAGATACTATTGAAGCGCCTTGGAACACTGGAAGGAAAGAAGAAGGTGGAAACCTTGCTTATAAAATTCAATATAAAGAAGGATATTTTCCTGTAGCGCCTAATGATACTGCTCAAGATATTCGCTCAGAGATGCTTCTTTTGATGGGTGAATTAGGTGTTCCAATAGAGAAACATCACCACGAAGTTGCTGGAGCAAGTCAGCATGAATTAGGGATGAAATTTGCGCCTTTAATTAATGCGGCAGACAACGTAATGATATACAAATATGTTGTGAGAAATATCGCTAAAAAATATGGTAAAACAGCAACTTTTATGCCAAAGCCTGTCTTCAATGACAACGGAACTGGAATGCATGTTCATCAAAGTTTGTGGAATGGTGACCAACCCTTATTCTTTGGAGAAGGGACTTATGCCAACCTTTCTCAAACTGCAAAATGGTATATAGGTGGGATTCTGAAGCACGCTCCATCATTCTTAGCCTTTACAAATCCAACAACTAATAGTTACAAACGTTTAGTTCCTGGATTTGAAGCTCCTGTTAATTTGGTTTACTCACAAGGCAATAGATCTGCCGCTGTTCGCATTCCTCTAACTGGCCCTAGTCCAAAAGCGAAAAGATTAGAATTCAGATCAGGAGATGCTTTAGCAAATCCTTATTTAGCTTTTTCAGCAATGATGATGGCAGGGATAGATGGTATTAAAAACCAAATTGATCCAGGCGAAGGAGTTGATGTAGATCTGTTTGAACTACCCTCTGATGAACTTGAAAGCATAAGAACGGTACCTTCATCTTTGAATGATGCGCTTGATGCCTTAAAAGCTGACAATGATTATTTAAAAGAGGGGGGTGTTTTTACAGACGACTTTATAGAAAACTGGATTTCTCTTAAATTCGAAGAAGTCCAGCAATTGAGACAAAGGCCTCACCCACATGAATTCTTCATGTATTACGACGCATAA
- a CDS encoding pyridoxal-phosphate-dependent aminotransferase family protein: protein MTTTPILPSVNNLHKKLFGPISVPERLLLGPGPSNSHPSVLEALSLNPVGHLDPFYISLMGEVQELLRYVWQTDNRLTLPMSGTGSAAMEATIANVVEPGDTVLVAIKGYFGHRLADMAGRYRANVQTIEKQWGEAFSLDEIERALVKYKPAVFGIVHAETSTGVCQPMEGIGELCRKHNALLLLDTVTSLGGVPLYLDKWKVDLAYSCSQKGLSCPPGLGPFTINSRGEEKLSQRSGKVPNWYLDVSLLNKYWGSDRVYHHTAPVNMNFGIRESLRLIAEEGLENSWKRHLDNANLLWSGLQSLGLKMHVNPDLRLATLTTVCIPSGVDGKAFSLHLLNNFGVEIGGGLGDLAGMVWRIGLMGYNSKRENVERILSLFESELPKFR from the coding sequence TTGACGACAACTCCAATTTTGCCATCAGTAAATAATCTCCATAAAAAACTCTTTGGGCCTATTTCTGTTCCCGAAAGGCTTTTGTTGGGACCAGGCCCCTCTAATTCTCACCCTTCTGTTTTAGAAGCTTTATCTCTTAATCCAGTCGGTCATTTGGATCCTTTTTACATCTCTTTAATGGGAGAAGTTCAGGAATTGCTTCGATATGTTTGGCAAACAGATAATCGATTAACACTTCCTATGAGTGGGACTGGTAGTGCGGCTATGGAGGCCACAATCGCAAATGTAGTGGAGCCAGGAGATACTGTTTTAGTTGCAATCAAAGGATATTTTGGACATAGATTGGCTGATATGGCAGGAAGATATAGGGCAAACGTTCAAACTATTGAAAAACAGTGGGGAGAAGCTTTTTCATTGGATGAGATTGAAAGAGCATTAGTTAAATATAAGCCTGCTGTTTTCGGAATTGTTCATGCAGAAACTTCTACAGGTGTTTGTCAGCCGATGGAAGGCATTGGTGAACTCTGTCGAAAACATAATGCTCTCTTACTCTTAGACACAGTTACCTCTTTAGGAGGAGTTCCTTTATATCTTGATAAATGGAAAGTAGATCTAGCTTATAGCTGTAGTCAAAAAGGATTAAGTTGTCCTCCTGGTTTAGGACCTTTTACTATTAACTCTAGAGGTGAAGAAAAGTTAAGTCAAAGAAGTGGAAAGGTGCCAAATTGGTATTTGGATGTATCCCTTTTAAATAAATATTGGGGAAGTGATCGTGTGTATCACCATACAGCCCCAGTAAATATGAATTTTGGTATAAGAGAATCTCTTCGATTGATTGCGGAAGAGGGGTTAGAGAATTCGTGGAAACGTCATTTGGATAATGCAAATCTTCTTTGGAGTGGACTCCAGAGTCTTGGCTTGAAAATGCATGTCAATCCCGATTTGCGTTTAGCAACTCTGACAACTGTTTGTATCCCTTCTGGAGTTGACGGAAAGGCTTTTTCACTTCATTTATTGAATAATTTTGGTGTAGAAATAGGGGGTGGATTGGGAGATTTGGCTGGTATGGTATGGCGCATTGGACTAATGGGGTACAACTCAAAAAGGGAAAATGTTGAACGCATTCTTTCTTTGTTTGAATCTGAATTGCCAAAATTTAGATAG
- a CDS encoding nucleoside deaminase, translating to MSKPIHIDENKIKEWMTILIKRADYIGALGEIPVTAVVLDEKGRCIGHGGNRRVREADPMGHAEIAAIRQAAWIKNDWRLNDCTLIVTLEPCTMCSAALIQARVGQVIYGASDTKRGGLGGTIDLSKQPSSHHKIIIQRGFLEEEVSYQIKNWFKRKRANNSI from the coding sequence TTGTCAAAACCAATACATATAGATGAAAACAAAATAAAAGAATGGATGACTATTCTTATAAAAAGAGCTGATTATATTGGTGCGCTAGGAGAGATACCTGTAACAGCAGTTGTTTTAGATGAGAAAGGGAGATGTATCGGACATGGAGGTAACAGAAGGGTTAGGGAAGCAGATCCCATGGGACATGCTGAAATTGCAGCAATAAGACAAGCTGCTTGGATAAAAAATGATTGGAGGCTTAACGATTGCACTTTAATTGTTACGCTAGAACCTTGCACTATGTGTTCAGCTGCTCTTATTCAAGCAAGAGTAGGCCAGGTTATATATGGGGCATCAGATACTAAAAGGGGGGGGCTAGGAGGAACTATAGATTTGTCAAAACAACCTAGTTCTCATCACAAAATAATTATTCAAAGAGGTTTTTTAGAGGAAGAAGTAAGTTATCAAATTAAGAATTGGTTCAAACGAAAAAGGGCAAATAATTCTATCTAA
- a CDS encoding pyridoxal phosphate-dependent decarboxylase family protein: MEPFASPDQLDSELRSFLDDTCSELCNWFAATGKSSPLPVSKKNVEVAPLYEGFSRQDLLEDLKIIMAGAYRPSHPGALAHLDPPPLTSSIVADLVCAGLNNNLLAHELSPSFSKLERNVCKWIADQFDFPSSSGGVLASGGTISNLMALVIARKKAGLQTDAKAVILASSDAHISLLKSIGVMGLSRESFVKVSTNNDGQISIDSLRIELNKLREKGQKCFAVVATAGTTIRGAIDPLLEMSRFCKSEGLWLHVDGAIGGVFGLVDSTSSLVKGISLANSLSINPQKLLGVAKTSSLLLVADRADLMSTFGTEMPYIEPSIGDDFHGGEAGLQGTRPADVLKLWMGLRQLGEKGIESLLQNAIDRRRYLQTLIDESNFEIASGPLHLIALTPKKLDKELSSSWSIKTRKDLLDNNFMVSRPLYKERYYLKIVLGNPHTSKTHLNELSEILNQSLFK; encoded by the coding sequence TTGGAACCTTTTGCCTCTCCAGATCAACTTGATAGTGAGTTGAGATCATTCTTAGATGATACTTGCAGTGAACTATGTAATTGGTTTGCGGCAACGGGCAAGTCTTCGCCTTTGCCTGTCTCAAAAAAAAATGTTGAGGTAGCACCTCTTTATGAGGGATTTTCAAGACAAGATTTATTAGAAGATCTCAAAATAATTATGGCAGGTGCTTATCGCCCTTCTCACCCAGGAGCTCTTGCTCATCTTGATCCGCCGCCTCTTACTTCGTCGATAGTTGCTGATCTTGTTTGTGCTGGATTAAATAATAATTTATTAGCCCATGAGCTTTCACCAAGCTTTAGCAAGTTGGAGCGCAACGTTTGTAAATGGATTGCAGATCAATTTGACTTTCCATCCTCGAGTGGAGGAGTGCTTGCGAGCGGTGGAACTATTAGTAATTTAATGGCTTTAGTTATAGCTCGTAAAAAAGCTGGACTACAGACTGATGCTAAAGCTGTAATTTTGGCAAGCTCAGATGCTCATATTTCACTCTTGAAATCTATTGGGGTTATGGGACTTTCTCGTGAATCATTTGTAAAAGTATCAACTAATAATGATGGTCAGATTTCAATTGACTCTTTGAGGATTGAATTAAATAAACTTCGAGAGAAAGGTCAGAAATGTTTTGCCGTGGTTGCTACAGCAGGTACCACTATTCGAGGAGCAATTGACCCTTTATTAGAGATGTCTCGATTTTGTAAGAGTGAGGGACTTTGGCTTCATGTAGATGGAGCTATTGGCGGAGTTTTTGGATTAGTTGACTCCACTTCTTCATTAGTAAAAGGAATATCTTTAGCAAACTCTCTTTCTATTAATCCCCAGAAACTTTTAGGAGTGGCGAAAACATCCTCATTATTACTAGTAGCAGATAGAGCTGATTTAATGTCTACGTTTGGAACTGAGATGCCATATATTGAGCCAAGTATCGGAGATGATTTCCATGGAGGAGAAGCAGGCCTTCAAGGAACAAGGCCTGCAGATGTCCTCAAGTTATGGATGGGTTTACGACAATTAGGAGAAAAAGGGATTGAATCTTTACTTCAGAACGCTATTGATAGACGAAGATACCTTCAAACTCTTATAGATGAATCTAACTTTGAAATTGCAAGTGGCCCTTTACATTTAATTGCTTTAACCCCTAAAAAACTTGATAAGGAACTTAGTTCTTCATGGTCTATCAAAACAAGAAAAGACCTTTTGGATAATAACTTTATGGTTTCTAGACCTCTTTATAAAGAGAGGTATTATTTGAAAATTGTTTTAGGTAATCCTCATACAAGTAAAACACACTTGAATGAGTTGTCAGAAATTTTAAATCAATCATTATTTAAGTAA
- a CDS encoding GTP-binding protein: protein MMTRKKLIILIAISFPFFLVIAGIIGALIRLINLQTLFITSILILIFSKKLKSPIINKILSFTGSNRKRNHLNLFLKTKKEAAIKSIESIDRLIARIHNKVEIEGLRQERDRVKSELSRGDLNIVVFGTGSSGKTSLIRALLNEIVGNVGPSMGSTTNSNSYRLRLKGLRRGIQITDTPGILEGGKNGRFREREALIKASRADLMIVVIDTDLREAEFEIIDNLSKVGKRLFLVLNKIDLRGIKEEQQLLAILRARTKGLIKSEDIIATTASPQSIPKPGKSPIQPLPEIDNLVRRLAKVLYEEGEELLSDNILLQCKSLGNIGKNVLNKQRELSARKSVDKYSWISSGVVAITPLPGVELLGAAAVNAQMVIEIAKVYGIEITRARAKDLALSVAKTLTGLGIVQGGLSAITSALSMNVPGFIVTRAIQSVTAAWLTRVAGESFITYFQQDQDWGDGGIQEVVQHQYDLNRREETLSNFINLALRKVVTPLRNNLNRQLPPHQRPRGGEEA from the coding sequence ATGATGACCAGAAAAAAACTCATAATATTAATTGCAATTAGTTTTCCTTTCTTTTTAGTAATTGCAGGAATAATAGGAGCGCTAATACGACTAATAAACCTTCAGACATTATTTATTACATCCATTCTTATTCTTATTTTCTCGAAAAAGTTAAAGTCTCCTATAATTAATAAAATACTAAGTTTTACAGGCTCAAACAGGAAAAGAAATCATCTAAATTTATTTCTTAAAACAAAAAAAGAAGCTGCCATAAAAAGTATCGAGAGTATTGATAGGCTTATAGCAAGGATCCATAATAAAGTTGAGATAGAAGGTTTAAGGCAGGAACGAGACCGTGTTAAAAGTGAGCTTTCTAGAGGTGATTTAAATATAGTCGTATTCGGAACAGGATCGAGTGGAAAAACATCTCTTATAAGAGCACTTTTAAATGAAATAGTAGGTAATGTAGGACCTTCGATGGGATCAACAACTAACAGCAATTCCTATAGACTCAGGCTCAAAGGATTAAGAAGAGGTATCCAAATAACAGATACGCCAGGTATTCTTGAAGGAGGTAAAAATGGCCGATTTAGAGAGAGAGAAGCTCTAATTAAAGCCAGTAGAGCAGACTTAATGATTGTGGTAATAGATACTGATTTGAGAGAAGCAGAGTTTGAGATTATTGATAATCTTTCAAAAGTTGGGAAAAGACTTTTTCTTGTATTAAATAAAATTGATCTTCGAGGAATTAAAGAAGAACAGCAACTACTTGCGATACTTAGAGCAAGAACTAAAGGACTAATTAAATCAGAAGATATCATAGCTACAACTGCATCTCCTCAATCAATACCAAAGCCAGGAAAAAGTCCCATCCAGCCTCTACCTGAGATTGACAACCTTGTCAGGCGTCTAGCTAAAGTACTTTATGAAGAAGGAGAAGAACTTCTCTCAGACAATATTCTTCTTCAATGCAAAAGCCTTGGAAACATTGGCAAAAACGTACTTAATAAACAACGTGAACTATCTGCAAGGAAATCAGTTGATAAATATAGCTGGATAAGTAGCGGCGTAGTTGCAATCACTCCACTACCAGGAGTAGAGCTATTAGGAGCAGCAGCAGTTAATGCCCAAATGGTAATTGAGATTGCAAAAGTGTATGGTATCGAAATCACAAGAGCAAGAGCAAAAGATTTGGCTTTGTCTGTGGCTAAAACACTTACAGGATTAGGGATTGTTCAGGGTGGGCTAAGCGCAATAACCTCAGCTCTATCGATGAATGTACCAGGTTTTATTGTTACTAGAGCTATTCAAAGTGTTACCGCAGCATGGCTTACCCGTGTCGCAGGAGAAAGTTTCATAACATATTTCCAGCAAGATCAGGATTGGGGAGATGGAGGCATTCAAGAGGTAGTCCAACATCAATATGATTTAAATCGGAGAGAAGAAACTCTAAGTAATTTTATAAATCTAGCGTTAAGAAAAGTTGTTACTCCCCTAAGAAATAATCTAAATCGACAACTACCACCGCACCAAAGGCCTCGGGGGGGGGAGGAAGCATAG
- the lspA gene encoding signal peptidase II — protein sequence MKKAYISHKVLITLAFFIMLIDQLSKYFAINLLKENFIIKIIPNLIQLRLARNTGAAFSILSERTSFLSFISLFFTMSIIIWLLRSKLVELWLGTSLSFLLGGTIGNGIDRFRLGYVNDFIEIVPINFPIFNFADIAINIGLIFFLVDIIKKKNEESIF from the coding sequence ATGAAAAAAGCTTATATAAGTCATAAAGTCTTAATTACATTGGCATTTTTCATAATGCTAATAGATCAACTAAGCAAATATTTTGCAATCAATCTGCTCAAAGAAAATTTTATCATTAAAATCATACCTAATTTAATCCAACTAAGACTTGCAAGAAACACAGGAGCTGCTTTCAGCATTCTTAGTGAAAGAACATCCTTCCTCTCCTTTATAAGTCTGTTTTTCACTATGTCGATAATTATTTGGCTATTGCGCTCCAAATTAGTAGAGTTATGGCTTGGAACATCTTTGAGTTTTCTCCTGGGAGGAACGATAGGTAATGGTATAGATAGGTTTAGACTAGGTTATGTAAATGATTTCATTGAGATAGTTCCTATCAACTTCCCCATTTTTAATTTTGCTGATATTGCAATTAATATAGGTTTGATTTTCTTTCTAGTAGACATTATAAAGAAAAAGAATGAAGAGAGTATTTTTTAG